From bacterium, one genomic window encodes:
- a CDS encoding T9SS type A sorting domain-containing protein, translating to MHYFVLMTLLLAATAFARVTPLVEHQKPHSIWQHKPLEHRGFVIPFDEHLNQRINTDNSGEIQNEQQVCINPLDPDNMVAVWRDFRLGYRRIGVGYTLDGGWTWHDTLFPAMFYEWQSDPVLVVDHNGVFTANMISFEPSGVDDNGLLSVSSYDGGVTWTDSVWAELTTDGSSFEDKQMMAIDNSPDSPYQGTFYVAWARFFINQNNGNFDSTHIVLVYKRPGEAYSEPIRISDSRSVQWANVATGPNGEVYVSWVSYRNDGIMFSRSLDGGQTWSDEQIVFETRFANAEIDPALLIFSYMAMAVDNSNGPHRGRIHALYTNAVPNLSHTEVYYTSSDDSGTTWRAPILIDDENQPHAVDQFHPWITVDEEGRVWCAWYDRRNSAQNILMDVYFTVSEDGGQTWRPNERITEVSSNPGAGTLDAGLIGEYIGWYAAHDKAVCVWTDTRMGDQDAFVAVIDSLFEPNAVDPTIPNPSSFVLSAYPNPFNGTTNLSYTLSNPADVSLELFNTLGQSVLQKSLGQLSAGEYTYSLDLSQPSGVYFAKLAAGNQNATVKLMLMR from the coding sequence ATTACTTCGTTCTCATGACACTGCTCCTCGCGGCGACAGCATTCGCTCGCGTGACGCCGCTGGTTGAGCATCAAAAGCCGCATTCGATTTGGCAGCATAAACCTCTTGAGCACCGCGGCTTTGTAATTCCTTTCGATGAGCACCTGAATCAGCGAATTAACACGGACAATTCCGGTGAAATACAGAATGAGCAGCAGGTTTGTATCAACCCGCTCGACCCGGACAATATGGTGGCCGTGTGGCGCGATTTCCGTCTGGGGTATCGCCGCATCGGTGTAGGCTATACTCTCGACGGAGGCTGGACGTGGCACGACACGCTCTTTCCGGCGATGTTCTACGAGTGGCAGAGCGATCCGGTGCTCGTGGTGGACCACAACGGCGTGTTCACGGCCAATATGATTTCCTTTGAGCCGAGCGGTGTGGATGACAACGGTTTGCTCTCGGTGTCTTCCTATGACGGCGGCGTGACGTGGACGGATTCGGTGTGGGCTGAACTCACGACGGACGGCTCCTCGTTTGAAGACAAGCAGATGATGGCGATTGACAACTCGCCGGATTCACCCTATCAGGGGACGTTTTATGTCGCGTGGGCACGCTTCTTCATCAATCAGAACAACGGCAACTTTGATTCGACTCATATCGTGCTGGTGTACAAGCGTCCCGGTGAAGCATACTCGGAGCCGATTCGAATCTCCGACTCGCGCTCGGTGCAATGGGCTAATGTGGCCACCGGCCCGAACGGCGAGGTGTATGTGTCGTGGGTAAGCTACCGCAACGACGGCATCATGTTCTCACGCTCGCTGGACGGTGGACAGACATGGAGTGACGAGCAGATTGTCTTTGAAACACGTTTTGCCAATGCCGAAATTGACCCTGCGCTACTCATCTTTTCGTACATGGCGATGGCCGTAGATAATTCGAACGGCCCCCATCGTGGCCGCATACACGCGCTTTATACGAACGCCGTACCGAATCTCTCTCACACCGAAGTATATTATACATCAAGTGACGACAGCGGCACGACGTGGCGGGCGCCAATTCTGATTGACGATGAGAATCAGCCGCATGCCGTGGACCAGTTCCATCCGTGGATAACCGTGGATGAAGAGGGTCGTGTGTGGTGCGCGTGGTATGACCGCCGCAACAGCGCGCAGAACATTCTCATGGATGTTTATTTCACGGTTAGCGAAGACGGCGGTCAAACATGGCGGCCCAACGAACGTATCACGGAAGTGTCCAGCAACCCGGGAGCGGGCACGCTCGATGCGGGGTTAATCGGTGAATATATCGGCTGGTACGCCGCGCATGACAAAGCAGTTTGCGTCTGGACCGACACCAGAATGGGTGACCAGGATGCTTTTGTTGCGGTGATTGATTCGCTGTTCGAGCCGAATGCTGTTGATCCAACTATTCCGAATCCGTCATCCTTCGTTCTTTCCGCCTATCCGAATCCGTTTAACGGGACAACCAATCTATCGTACACGCTCTCGAATCCCGCCGACGTGTCGCTGGAACTGTTTAACACGCTGGGCCAAAGTGTCCTGCAAAAATCGCTCGGTCAACTGTCCGCAGGCGAGTATACCTATTCG